A section of the Acanthochromis polyacanthus isolate Apoly-LR-REF ecotype Palm Island chromosome 13, KAUST_Apoly_ChrSc, whole genome shotgun sequence genome encodes:
- the nek3 gene encoding serine/threonine-protein kinase Nek3 codes for MEKYSLLKVIGEGSFGRAVLVRCKSSQKQYVVKEIQLPKNQSKLENSRREAILLSRMKHAHIVAFREAFEADDLLCIVMEYCSGGDLLQRIQQQKTAQFGVDNILKWFAQMCAGAKHIHDKRVLHRDLKSKNIFLTDNGTIKLGDFGSACILNSSKAYAHTYVGTPYYVAPEIWDSKPYNNKSDVWALGCVLYELCTLRHPFQASSWKSLILKVCRGAYPPLPNHLPYELQYLVKQMFKTNPKDRPSLQTILTSHRVSRLLRTHLPSQAVETEERVRRRGRWNREEGEKVANLLGEKTLITSTFEGAELPAGCCESRESGPRKQWAAGPPDTVMQVLANASLISSDSTASTRQNLTGSTHESVSEQLEDGRQRRQWEKGPPERILSLLGKAPLRRSFSTFLIKRGDDDPLVGPLSQPQGDDTDGPEPEVIVDKYRLQPRSDDEDTDFEEESPCDWMDEVERMLSEH; via the exons ATGGAGAAATATTCACTCCTGAAAGTTATCGGGGAAGGCTCTTTCGGTCGGGCTGTGTTAGTCCGATGTAAAAGCAGTCAGAAACAATATGTGGTGAAAGAAATCCAGCTGCCAAAG aATCAGTCCAAATTGGAGAACTCAAGGAGAGAAGCCATCCTGCTGTCCAGAATGAAACATGCTCATATTGTGGCTTTCAGGGAGGCATTTGAAG CTGATGACCTCTTGTGCATTGTTATGGAGTACTGCAGTGGAGGAGATCTGCTACAGAGGATTCAGCAACAGAAAACTGCCCAGTTCGGTGTTGATAAT ATTTTGAAGTGGTTTGCTCAGATGTGTGCAGGTGCAAAGCATATCCATGATAAGCGAGTTTTGCACAGAGATTTGAAGTCCAAG AACATTTTCCTGACAGATAATGGGACAATCAAGCTCGGAGACTTTGGCTCAGCATGTATTCTGAACAG CTCGAAGGCATATGCTCACACATATGTTGGGACACCATATTATGTGGCACCAGAAATTTGGGACAGCAAGCCATATAACAATAAGAG TGATGTGTGGGCTTTGGGCTGTGTTCTCTACGAGCTCTGCACCCTGCGACACCCG TTCCAGGCTTCGAGCTGGAAGAGCCTGATTCTTAAGGTGTGTCGGGGCGCGTACCCTCCCCTCCCCAACCACCTGCCCTACGAGCTGCAGTACCTGGTCAAGCAGATGTTCAAGACCAACCCAAAGGACCGGCCGTCCCTGCAGACCATCCTGACCTCTCACCGGGTTTCCAGACTCCTGCGCACACATCTGCCCTCCCAA GCCGTAGAGACGGAGGAACGGGTGAGGCGTAGGGGTCGATGGAACAGAGAAGAGGGGGAGAAAGTGGCTAATCTTCTGGGAGAGAAGACTTTAATAACATCGACATTTGAAG GTGCTGAATTACCTGCAGGCTGCTGTGAAAGCAGAGAATCTGGCCCTCGAAAGCAGTGGGCTGCTGGGCCGCCAGACACAGTGATGCAGGTGTTGGCCAACGCCAGTCTGATTTCATCTGACAGCACGGCATCAACCAGACAGAACCTCACCGGTTCCACTCATGAAA GTGTGtctgagcagctggaggacGGCAGGCAGAGGAGACAATGGGAGAAGGGTCCTCCCGAGAGGATTCTGAGTCTGCTGGGAAAAGCACCGCTGAGGAGATCCTTCAGCACCTTTTTAATAAAGAGAGGAG ATGATGATCCCCTGGTCGGACCGCTCTCCCAGCCGCAGGGTGACGACACTGACGGTCCCGAGCCGGAAGTGATCGTAGACAAGTATCGACTGCAGCCGCGCTCTGATGATGAAGACAC GGACTTCGAGGAAGAATCTCCTTGTGACTGGATGGATGAAGTTGAGAGAATGTTGTCGGAACACTGA
- the lpar6a gene encoding lysophosphatidic acid receptor 6a: MHNATTLMYNFTSQTSTDNSENGICSKNDMFKYPLYSTVFSIVFVIGLITNVVAIYIFTCSLKLRNETTTYMMNLVVSDLLFVCTLPLRVFYFINRSWPFGATLCKVSVSLFYTNMYGSILFLTCISVDRFLAIVHPFRSRMLRTKRNAKIVCTAVWVLVLSGSLPTGFLLQTTSNENKGNATFCFENFSSNQWKSHLSKVVIFIETVGFIIPLLLNVCCSIMVLQTLRCPQTISRGGKINKTKVLRMIIVHLLIFCFCFIPFNVNLVFYALVRTKTLKGCFVESVVRTIYPIALCIAVSNCCFDPIVYYFTSETIQNSMKRKSQANHTYDVKFSEALQSESSSNLQCSLMTLKAKVFHTESSV, from the coding sequence ATGCACAACGCTACCACCCTGATGTACAATTTCACCTCGCAAACGTCTACAGATAACTCAGAAAATGGAATCTGCAGCAAGAATGATATGTTCAAGTACCCGCTGTACAGCACAGTCTTCAGCATTGTGTTTGTGATTGGACTCATCACCAATGTGGTGGCCATTTACATCTTCACCTGCTCCCTGAAGCTGAGGAACGAGACCACGACCTACATGATGAACCTGGTGGTGTCAGACCTGCTGTTCGTCTGCACCCTGCCACTGAGGGTTTTCTACTTCATCAACCGGAGCTGGCCATTCGGGGCAACGCTCTGCAAGGTCTCCGTCTCGCTCTTCTACACCAACATGTACGGCAgcatcctcttcctcacctgCATCAGTGTGGACCGCTTCTTGGCCATTGTGCACCCCTTTCGCTCGAGGATGCTCCGAACCAAGCGCAATGCCAAAATAGTGTGTACTGCTGTGTGGGTGCTGGTGCTGTCAGGGAGTCTCCCCACCGGGTTCTTGCTGCAGACCACCTCCAACGAAAACAAGGGAAACGCCACTTTCTGCTTCGAGAACTTTTCGTCCAATCAGTGGAAGTCTCACCTGTCAAAAGTGGTGATCTTCATAGAGACGGTGGGCTTCATCATCCCACTGCTGCTGAATGTTTGTTGCTCCATCATGGTGCTGCAGACTCTGCGTTGTCCCCAAACCATCAGCCGTGGAGGGAAGATTAACAAAACAAAGGTCCTGCGCATGATTATTGTGCACCttcttattttttgcttttgcttcaTCCCCTTCAACGTGAACTTGGTGTTCTACGCTCTGGTCCGCACTAAGACTTTAAAGGGCTGCTTTGTGGAGTCGGTGGTTCGAACCATCTACCCCATAGCCCTCTGCATCGCTGTATCCAACTGTTGCTTTGATCCTATTGTTTACTACTTCACATCGGAGACCATCCAGAACTCCATGAAGAGAAAGTCTCAGGCCAACCACACGTATGACGTCAAGTTCTCGGAGGCCCTGCAGTCGGAAAGCAGCTCCAATCTGCAGTGCAGCCTGATGACTCTCAAAGCTAAAGTCTTCCACACCGAGTCTTCAGTGTGA